One part of the Rutidosis leptorrhynchoides isolate AG116_Rl617_1_P2 chromosome 1, CSIRO_AGI_Rlap_v1, whole genome shotgun sequence genome encodes these proteins:
- the LOC139876579 gene encoding transcription termination factor MTERF15, mitochondrial-like, with protein MLNLISRNTTSSVLKLPSIYKPWIHSLSSTSSLSSSIAPSNLNLVKYSSTDNSFTVTYLIDSCGFSPEKAISASKYLTIKSSDKPDSVIQFFKDQGFTEKQTLHLIHKFPVALSCNPEKNLLPKFEFLTSIGLSSSDIVKLLTARPKSLGRSLKNHLEPTFKILKDLLQSNDRTLIAIRRCAWVLDWDFQGNLIPNMQLLRDVGVPGAKMLYVLTYQPRDFLVSTDQFKKAVEEVMDMGFDPMKTHFMLAVHALRSMTKSTWDKKMETYEKWGWSKDEILLAFRTDPWCMMKSEEKIDTVMDFLVNKMGFETSVIAKNSILISLSMEKRIIPRCLVYEYCLAKGLLTSNSGFSWWLRCSESIFIKRLQKYEKEAPGVLKFYQEKLDRPIL; from the coding sequence ATGTTGAATCTCATTTCCAGAAACACAACATCTTCTGTTTTAAAATTACCATCAATTTATAAACCATGGATTCATTcattatcatcaacatcatcattatcatcatcaattgCACCATCAAACCTGAATTTAGTCAAGTACTCTTCAACTGACAATTCATTTACAGTTACATATCTCATAGATTCATGTGGCTTCTCTCCAGAAAAAGCAATTTCAGCTTCTAAATACTTAACCATTAAATCATCAGATAAACCAGATTCTGTTATACAATTTTTCAAGGATCAAGGGTTTACTGAAAAACAAACTCTTCATTTAATTCATAAATTCCCTGTTGCTTTATCTTGTAATCCTGAAAAAAATCTTTTGCCCAAGTTTGAGTTTTTAACTTCTATCGGTTTATCGAGTTCTGATATTGTTAAGTTGTTGACTGCTAGACCTAAGTCTCTAGGTAGAAGCTTAAAGAACCATTTAGAACcaacttttaaaatacttaaagATTTGCTTCAATCAAATGATAGAACTTTGATTGCAATTAGGAGGTGTGCTTGGGTTTTAGATTGGGATTTTCAAGGCAATttgattccgaatatgcaattgtTACGAGACGTTGGTGTGCCCGGGGCGAAAATGTTGTACGTTTTAACTTATCAACCGAGAGATTTTTTAGTTAGTACTGATCAGTTTAAGAAGGCCGTAGAGGAAGTTATGGATATGGGTTTTGATCCTAtgaaaacacatttcatgttagcCGTTCATGCACTTAGATCGATGACAAAATCGACTTGGGATAAGAAGATGGAGACTTATGAGAAATGGGGTTGGTCTAAAGATGAGATCTTGCTAGCTTTTAGGACGGATCCGTGGTGTATGATGAAATCCGAAGAGAAAATTGATACGGTGATGGATTTTCTTGTTAATAAAATGGGATTTGAAACATCAGTTATTGCAAAGAACTCGATTTTGATTTCATTAAGTATGGAGAAAAGGATCATTCCGAGATGTTTAGTTTATGAATATTGTTTGGCTAAAGGGTTGTTAACAAGTAATAGTGGTTTCAGTTGGTGGTTGAGGTGTTCCGAAAGTATATTCATCAAAAGATTGCAAAAATATGAGAAAGAAGCTCCGGGTGTTTTAAAGTTCTATCAGGAAAAACTAGATCGTCCGATTTTGTAA